The Denticeps clupeoides chromosome 5, fDenClu1.1, whole genome shotgun sequence genome includes a region encoding these proteins:
- the snx10b gene encoding sorting nexin-10B, which yields MAYLIKKKMSLQEFTSVWVRDPRIQREDFWHAYMDYEVCIHSNSLAFTKKTSCVRRRYSEFVWLRQKLQDNALLLVRLPDLPPKNPFFNMNSAQQIDERMKGLQQFLGIIVQNPLLLSDSCLHLFLQSQLSVSRIEACVAGRTHYTVAQAIQSSGPTVMRFGSEENMEGEEEENHCGPLEEHHSHVTLSERALV from the exons atggcg tatttaataaaaaaaaaaatgagtttaCAGGAGTTCACCAGTGTTTGGGTGCGAGATCCTCGCATTCAGAGAGAGGACTTCTGGCACGCTTACATGGATTATGAAGTCTGCATACAC AGCAACAGTTTAGCTTTCACGAAGAAGACCTCGTGCGTCAGGAGGAGATACAGTGAATTTGTGTGGCTCCGTCAAAAACTACAGGACAATGCCCTGCTCTT AGTACGTCTGCCTGACCTGCCGCCGAAGAATCCCTTCTTCAACATGAACAGTGCTCAACAGATCGATGAGCGGATGAAGGGTCTGCAGCAGTTTTTAGGAAT TATTGTTCAGAACCCCCTGCTGCTATCGGACAGCTGTCTCCACCTCTTCCTGCAGTCCCAGCTCAGCGTGAGCCGGATCGAAGCCTGCGTGGCGGGCAGGACCCACTACACTGTAGCCCAGGCCATCCAGAGCAGCGGGCCCACAGTGATGAGGTTTGGCTCTGAGGAGAACAtggagggggaggaagaggagaaccACTGTGGACCTCTGGAGGAGCATCACAGTCATGTGACGCTGAGTGAGAGAGCCCTGGTGTGA
- the cbx3b gene encoding chromobox protein homolog 3b, with the protein MRKKQNVKHRKTEEKAVVQEFVVEKIIRRRVTDGRVEYFLKWKGFNDTDNTWEPEDNLDCPELIEEFLRGLSLSGKAEGDDVPSLGSHIQLKEEQEDLETPIQDEPGDSGAQEPSEERTGIPEDYTSHLEPECIIGSTDKEGELMFLIRWKDSEEVALMSAREASMRCPQMVISFYEEKLTWQSAEEEQQ; encoded by the exons GCTGTGGTCCAGGAATTTGTGGTTGAAAAAATCATCCGAAGAAGAGTGACCGATGGCAGAGTGGAGTACTTCCTCAAGTGGAAGGGCTTCAACGA CACTGACAACACCTGGGAGCCAGAGGATAACCTGGACTGTCCTGAGCTGATTGAAGAGTTCCTCAGGGGTCTTTCTCTGTCTGGGAAGGCTGAAGGCGATGATGTACCTTCCTTAGGTTCACACATTCAGCTGAAAGAGGAACAGGAGGATCTGGAGACG CCAATCCAGGATGAGCCTGGGGACAGTGGGGCACAGGAGCCTAGTGAGGAAAGGACTGGCATCCCAGAGGACTACACAAGCCACCTAGAACCTGAGTGCATCATTGGCTCCACTGACAAAGAAGGGGAGCTCATGTTCCTCATCAGATG GAAGGACAGTGAGGAGGTGGCCCTGATGTCAGCGAGAGAGGCCAGCATGAGGTGCCCTCAGATGGTCATTTCCTTCTATGAGGAGAAGCTCACCTGGCAGTCGGCTGAAGAGGAGCAGCAGTGA